In Skermanella sp. TT6, one genomic interval encodes:
- a CDS encoding carbonic anhydrase, with protein sequence MSSIDQLIAGFRAFRVSNFEHRPELFEQLVSRGQAPEVLMIACSDSRVDPALLLNAQPGELFVVRNVANLVPPYEPDGRHHGTSAALEFAVRDLTVSHIVVLGHSRCGGMEALRNSALGERFDREFITPWVSIAQEACHCADAETLAGPDGARLVEQAALKVSLANLMTFPWVRDRVESGELQLHAWWFNLEKGELWAVTDDAEPPAPIA encoded by the coding sequence ATGTCTTCCATCGATCAGCTTATCGCCGGGTTCAGGGCGTTCCGTGTCTCGAATTTCGAGCACCGCCCCGAACTGTTCGAGCAGCTTGTCAGTCGCGGCCAGGCGCCCGAGGTGCTGATGATCGCCTGCTCGGATTCCCGGGTCGATCCGGCCCTGCTGCTCAACGCCCAGCCGGGCGAGCTGTTCGTGGTGCGCAACGTCGCCAACCTGGTCCCGCCCTACGAGCCCGACGGCCGGCACCACGGCACCAGCGCGGCGCTTGAGTTCGCCGTCCGCGATCTGACGGTCTCGCACATCGTCGTGCTGGGCCATTCTCGCTGCGGCGGCATGGAGGCGCTCCGTAACTCGGCACTCGGCGAACGGTTCGACCGCGAATTCATAACACCCTGGGTCTCCATCGCGCAGGAGGCCTGCCACTGCGCCGATGCCGAGACCCTGGCCGGCCCGGACGGCGCGCGGCTGGTGGAACAGGCCGCCCTCAAGGTGTCGCTGGCCAACCTGATGACTTTCCCGTGGGTGCGCGACCGCGTCGAGTCCGGCGAGCTTCAGCTCCATGCCTGGTGGTTCAACCTGGAGAAGGGCGAGCTCTGGGCCGTCACCGACGACGCGGAGCCACCGGCTCCCATCGCGTAA